CTGCCACTCTCaagctaaccacagtggttactgtcaccctcacactaaccacaTTGGTAACTGCGAACCTCACACTGAccccagtggttactgccaccctcgcactgaccacagtggtaactgccaccctcactctaTCCAAAGaggtaactgccaccctcactctaTCCAAAGcggtaactgccaccctcacgctaaccacagtggatactgtcaccctcatactgaccacagtggttactgccaccctcacactgaccacaatggttactgtcaccatcatactgaccacagtggttactgccaccccatATTGACCACAATGGTTACTGCCACCAtcatactgac
The DNA window shown above is from Procambarus clarkii isolate CNS0578487 chromosome 21, FALCON_Pclarkii_2.0, whole genome shotgun sequence and carries:
- the LOC138367142 gene encoding hepatitis A virus cellular receptor 1-like; protein product: MVTATFTLTTVVTATPILTTVVTATHTLTTVVTATLTITKVVTATLKLTTVVTVTLTLTTLVTANLTLTPVVTATLALTTVVTATLTLSKEVTATLTLSKAVTATLTLTTVDTVTLILTTVVTATLTLTTMVTVTIILTTVVTATPY